One genomic region from Quercus robur chromosome 4, dhQueRobu3.1, whole genome shotgun sequence encodes:
- the LOC126722623 gene encoding putative disease resistance RPP13-like protein 1 — protein MAVLMVGGAIRVLLDYVDSKEINDFFLLHDYRFLEELKIPLQFAAKVINNAEERRDKETQVQHWLNDLEEAVYFTQDFMVDVCNLLDSWGGGSRADKSKEHERRMIEQFKERMEIILKRMEFIRESGEFIEAFDFRRLPPFDFFDGYESEVVYGREFDKRKIIYHLLSDNASRKQLSVTWIVGMPGIGKTTLGGLVYHDHEVSQHFEFKAWLCFSEGFDISWAKRAIIESVTSRPSVTVERLSFGNILKKYLRGRRFLIILDDVCVDNKIDQNWDIFLSDFEDVASQICLIVTTGSFGFAAQKSINDFYVNMNPLSEEDGWPMLAEFALKYQNDDSYLELEAIGRKNFAAGYEFEKEKLVLLWMAEGLLQQQGGNRTMEEIGDRSPNTVLLVVGKKTNSTIKELGGLQHLHGTLQLLELQNVVPSEDAAKAGLKEKTYLDGLLLKWGDDTIDRKNHKDVLEKLEPQTNLKRLNISFYCDVKFPDWLGDFSFSHMVSLRLRNCMNCLLLPPVGQLPSLRVLVVEWMTAVKRLGPEFYGMDKPFQSLVLVNTLMAEESLQKRLLDYHDKILFVSDKTGSAESSLSKSQYAAAANAHCL, from the exons ATGGCTGTACTTATGGTGGGCGGAGCAATTCGGGTGCTGCTGGACTATGTGGATTCTAAAGAAATCAATGACTTCTTTCTGTTGCACGATTATAGGTTTCTGGAGGAGTTGAAGATACCGTTGCAGTTTGCTGCTAAGGTGATCAATAATGCTGAGGAGCGGCGGGACAAGGAAACACAAGTTCAACATTGGCTCAACGATCTTGAAGAAGCTGTCTATTTTACACAGGATTTCATGGTTGATGTATGCAATTTGCTGGACAGTTGGGGTGGTGGAAGTAGAGCAGATAAGTCCAAAGAGCATGAAAGAAGAATGATAGAGCAGTTCAAGGAAAGGATGGAGATCATCCTTAAGAGGATGGAGTTCATCCGTGAATCTGGAGAATTCATTGAAGCATTTGATTTTCGAAGACTACctccatttgatttttttgatggCTACGAATCTGAAGTTGTATACGGTAGAGAGtttgacaaaagaaaaataatttatcacTTGTTGTCAGACAATGCAAGTCGCAAACAGTTGTCTGTAACTTGGATTGTGGGCATGCCTGGGATAGGCAAGACCACACTTGGTGGGCTGGTTTACCACGATCACGAAGTAAGTCAACATTTTGAATTTAAGGCCTGGCTTTGCTTTTCTGAAGGCTTTGACATATCCTGGGCGAAACGAGCAATTATTGAGTCAGTAACTTCACGGCCTAGTGTTACTGTGGAACGATTGTCTTTTGGAAATATATTGAAGAAGTACCTTAGGGGGAGGAGATTTCTAATTATTCTAGATGATGTGTGCGTGGACAATAAGATTGATCAGAACTGGGACATCTTTCTATCTGATTTTGAAGATGTCGCAAGCCAGATTTGTTTGATTGTAACCACAGGCAGTTTTGGCTTTGCAGCACAAAAAAGCATTAATGATTTTTATGTGAATATGAATCCATTATCAGAAGAAGATGGTTGGCCTATGTTAGCAGAATTTGCTCTTAAATACCAAAATGATGATTCATATTTAGAACTAGAAGCTATTGGCAGAAAAAATTTTGCTGCA GGTTatgaatttgagaaagagaagTTAGTCCTCTTATGGATGGCAGAAGGTCTTCTTCAGCAGCAAGGAGGAAATCGAACAATGGAAGAGATTGGTGACAG ATCTCCAAACACTGTCTTGCTTGTTGTGGGCAAAAAAACCAACTCCACAATTAAAGAGTTAGGGGGGCTTCAGCATCTTCATGGAACACTTCAACTTTTGGAGTTACAAAATGTGGTCCCTTCGGAAGATGCAGCTAAGGCTGgcttgaaagaaaaaacatacCTTGATGGGCTACTGTTGAAGTGGGGTGACGATACCATtgataggaaaaatcataaagatGTACTTGAAAAGCTGGAGCCTCAAACAAATTTGAAGAGGCTCAATATCAGTTTCTACTGTGATGTGAAATTTCCAGATTGGTTGGGGGATTTTTCATTCTCTCACATGGTGTCCCTACGTCTTAGAAATTGCATGAATTGCTTACTCTTGCCACCAGTCGGGCAGCTGCCATCTCTTAGAGTCCTCGTTGTTGAATGGATGACTGCAGTGAAGAGGTTGGGTCCTGAATTCTATGGAATGGATAAACCATTTCAGTCTTTGGTGCTTGTGAATACACTTATGGCAGAGGAATCATTGCAGAAAAGGCttctagattatcatgataaGATTCTATTTGTAAGTGACAAAACAGGTTCTGCAGAATCCTCATTGTCCAAGAGTCAATATGCTGCAGCTGCGAATGCTCATTGCCTATGA
- the LOC126722622 gene encoding putative disease resistance RPP13-like protein 1 — MGKTPLARLIYKDHRVTEHFDLKAWAYVSDLSDTFMVTKAVFKSFTLQSCDLKEQDMSQLEANLCERLEGKRFLLVLNIASPFIFGGWKALQPHFIKAANGSYVIVTTRNELSASSIKPLCVYYIKPLSDEDSWSLFVNFAFGGQNPSSYPELEDIGRQIMEKCCGSPLALRTVGCLLRLKLQVEEWDAVLDHLKQNLEDFKTAMNNTLTLSYSTLKLSYDHLSAQIK; from the coding sequence ATGGGCAAGACCCCTCTTGCTCGACTCATTTACAAGGATCACAGAGTAACTGAACATTTTGACCTGAAGGCCTGGGCCTACGTTTCAGATCTTTCTGACACGTTCATGGTTACAAAAGCAGTTTTCAAGTCGTTCACTTTACAGTCTTGTGATCTCAAGGAACAAGATATGTCTCAACTTGAAGCTAATTTGTGCGAGAGACTTGAGGGAAAGAGATTTCTACTTGTTCTAAACATTGCGTCCCCTTTTATTTTTGGAGGATGGAAAGCCTTACAACCTCATTTTATAAAAGCTGCAAATGGAAGCTATGTTATTGTAACTACACGCAATGAACTCTCTGCATCATCAATTAAACCTCTTTGTGTTTATTACATTAAGCCATTATCAGATGAAGATAGTTGGTCGTTGTTTGTAAATTTTGCTTTTGGAGGCCAAAACCCAAGTTCATATCCAGAACTAGAAGATATTGGCAGACAAATTATGGAAAAGTGTTGTGGCTCTCCTTTAGCTTTAAGAACAGTTGGGTGTCTCTTGCGCTTGAAGCTGCAAGTTGAGGAGTGGGATGCTGTACTAGATCATTTGAAGCAAAATTTGGAGGATTTTAAAACTGCAATGAACAACACATTAACACTGAGCTACAGCACATTAAAACTGAGCTATGATCATCTTTCTGCACAAATAAAGTGA